A stretch of the Candidatus Denitrolinea symbiosum genome encodes the following:
- a CDS encoding homocysteine S-methyltransferase yields the protein MTAHWLLNTDTLLLDGATGTELNRRGVDTGLPLWSANALLTDEGSRVLQDIHEDYLRAGADILTTNTFRTHRRALAPSANADRALELTRRAVSIARAAIAKTPSDRPRFAAGSISTLEDCYRPDLVPPEDELRAEHGERVRHLLECGVDALLVETINSISEARVIAELAAATGIPVIVSFVCGRDGRILSGESLADAAREMLPLGVAALGVNCAPTPDLARPLDELKSACPPDFPLIAYGNIGYADEAVGWVNTDAENPEAYCRHASKWPARIVGGCCGTTPAHIAALSRMLRGASL from the coding sequence ATGACTGCTCACTGGTTACTGAACACAGACACCCTCCTCCTCGACGGCGCGACCGGCACCGAACTCAACCGCCGCGGCGTGGACACGGGACTCCCGCTCTGGTCCGCCAACGCGCTTCTCACGGACGAAGGCTCGCGCGTCCTGCAAGACATCCACGAGGATTACCTGCGCGCCGGCGCGGACATCCTCACCACGAACACCTTCCGCACGCACCGCCGCGCCCTCGCGCCCAGCGCCAACGCAGACCGCGCCCTCGAGTTGACGCGCCGCGCCGTGTCAATCGCCCGCGCGGCCATCGCCAAAACGCCCTCAGATCGTCCGCGCTTCGCGGCGGGTTCGATCTCCACGCTGGAGGATTGCTACCGTCCCGACCTCGTCCCGCCCGAGGACGAACTCCGCGCCGAACACGGCGAACGCGTCCGTCATTTGCTCGAGTGTGGCGTGGACGCGCTCCTCGTCGAGACCATCAACTCGATTAGCGAAGCGCGCGTCATCGCCGAACTCGCGGCCGCGACGGGGATTCCCGTCATCGTCAGTTTTGTGTGCGGACGGGATGGACGCATCCTTTCGGGCGAGAGTCTCGCGGACGCGGCGCGGGAGATGCTCCCGTTGGGCGTCGCGGCCCTCGGCGTCAATTGCGCGCCGACGCCCGACCTGGCGCGTCCGCTCGACGAGTTGAAGTCCGCCTGCCCGCCCGATTTTCCGCTGATCGCGTATGGCAACATCGGCTACGCGGACGAGGCGGTCGGCTGGGTCAACACCGACGCGGAGAATCCCGAAGCGTATTGCCGTCACGCCTCGAAGTGGCCTGCGCGCATCGTCGGCGGCTGCTGCGGGACGACGCCCGCGCACATCGCGGCGTTGAGCAGGATGTTGCGCGGCGCAAGTTTGTAG
- a CDS encoding epimerase: MKIAITGAFSYTGKFVAMKLLARGEEVVTLTNHPNRPDPFNGQVKAFPLDFDEAGMTQSLQGADVLVNTYWVRFDKGSNTQPRAVENTRKLVHAAKAAGVKRIVHVSIANPSADSHLPYYWGKAANEKAVTDSGLAYAIVRPTVLVGGGEDVLVNNIAYLLRRMPFFLIPGDGSYGIQPVHVEDVADLLVEGVYSGENYIVDAVGPETYTFKELVKRVGETVGARRPLISVPPRLALLAAQFLSLFVSDVILTPEEVDGLMANLLVSKEPARGKIKFSVWLEENRKAVGAKYASELKRHF; encoded by the coding sequence ATGAAAATCGCAATTACTGGCGCGTTCAGTTACACGGGCAAGTTCGTTGCAATGAAATTGCTCGCGCGCGGCGAGGAAGTCGTCACGCTGACCAACCATCCAAACCGCCCCGATCCATTTAACGGACAGGTGAAAGCCTTCCCGTTGGATTTCGACGAAGCGGGCATGACCCAATCACTGCAAGGCGCGGACGTCCTGGTCAACACGTATTGGGTGCGCTTCGACAAAGGCTCCAACACGCAGCCGCGCGCGGTGGAGAACACGCGGAAACTGGTCCACGCGGCGAAAGCGGCGGGCGTGAAGCGCATCGTCCACGTCAGCATTGCGAATCCGTCCGCCGACTCGCATTTGCCGTATTATTGGGGCAAGGCGGCGAACGAGAAAGCGGTGACCGATTCGGGATTGGCGTACGCGATCGTCCGTCCCACCGTGCTGGTTGGCGGCGGAGAGGACGTACTCGTCAACAACATCGCCTACCTGTTGCGGCGGATGCCGTTCTTCCTCATCCCCGGCGACGGCTCGTATGGGATTCAGCCGGTGCATGTCGAAGATGTGGCCGACCTGCTCGTGGAGGGCGTGTACAGCGGGGAAAATTACATCGTCGACGCGGTCGGACCAGAGACGTACACGTTCAAGGAGTTGGTGAAGCGGGTCGGCGAAACCGTCGGCGCGCGGCGTCCGCTGATCTCCGTCCCGCCGCGGCTGGCGTTGCTCGCCGCGCAGTTTTTAAGTCTGTTCGTAAGCGACGTGATCCTCACCCCCGAAGAAGTGGACGGCTTGATGGCAAACCTGCTCGTCTCGAAAGAACCCGCGCGGGGCAAAATAAAGTTTTCGGTCTGGCTGGAGGAGAACAGGAAGGCGGTCGGCGCGAAGTACGCGTCAGAGTTGAAGAGACATTTTTAG